A window of Pyrus communis chromosome 3, drPyrComm1.1, whole genome shotgun sequence genomic DNA:
TGCAATAAGTTCTTTGAGCTGATGTTGAGAGTCGTTAATATGTAATAAACCGTCAATGGGTGAGAGAGGATATCAGCAACAGGGCTTGACAATGGCAGTGACCGAAGGTTGTAGTATTCCGACCAACAAGAGAGGAGGATTGGACTTGACATACCATCTCTTACATGATGTTGAAAAGATGAGTCGCGTggaaactcttcatcattgagCCCTCCCCAAGCATCCCAGAGTCCACCTTTAACAGGAAGAAGACCAAAAGGGCAATGAGAATAGCAACTGCACTTTCTCCTCCACATGCCCTTCTGATGGATGCCCAATGATTCAAGCCATTTACAAGGTTGATCAGCATCACAAGCGAACATGAAGATGTTCATCTCAAGCTCTTCTTCCCTTTCCATCATAGCCTTGTAAAGACCGCACATACTCTTATGTGTTTCTTTCGTATGCTGCTTCTGGCAGACAGAACTACAGTAGACCACAGCTCGACATCGTCCACAAGAGAGAGCCTGTTCACTGTGGATTTCTTTCTCACATGCTGCACACTGCTTCAAGCTGCCATTTAAGTAGACTCTTATATCAACAAAACTCTCCTCTTTTGACAGTTCTGCATATTTGGTTGGGGTTGAGCTAGCCGTTGTACTAGCCTTCTCTTCGTATGCCTGGCCAGGTGGGTGCGAAATTGTAACTGCAACAAGATCATAACCTTTGGCCATTTCTTGTGGCCACTGAACATCAACTGTTTCAATAAACGGTTCAAAGTGCATTAACCTTGACCACTTTGGACCGCCTTCTTTGTCCTCCTGCAGCAATGGGTGCACCAGAGCTATGGCTTTCATGAATGCATACACAAACTTAAGCTCTTCAGAACTCGGATGCCTAAACCTAAGACTCCCTGATGACGTGCATCTGGCAACATCAATGACAGGGAAGCGATCACTCCCTGACACTTCGAGTGACAAAGATTTGATCATTTTCCTATTCGAGGGAAACATCAATGCCTCCCGTTCATATGTGACCCGTAAAAGCTCAACATTTGGCACTTGAACTGTCTCTCTCGAGCCAGTCATCTTCTTTGCATCACTTTGAGACCGAAACATATGAAACCCTATATCGCCACCATCCCCTCCAACGAATTGAACACACGGAAATGGCTGTTTCTTGCCAGACCAATCGGTATCTTTCCCAACCCGGACACCAAAAATATGCCCGGGACACAACCTTTTCCAGGGATCAGTCCTATACAGAGCTGCTGATGCTTTGTAGATGGACTTGATAAAATTTGGAGCAATGCCTTCCACATTCATAAGACATGTCCCTGATCCGGGACCAAGCCCCGGAccggacccaaattgctcctgGAATCTATCGAACAAGTTCTTCAAATGCAAATCCATTTCGATTTTCGATTTCGACCCAAGTACAAAGATCTAACCAACTCCTTGATCACACCAGTAAAAACCCAATTCATAAAATGACTGCCCTTT
This region includes:
- the LOC137729368 gene encoding uncharacterized protein, producing the protein MDLHLKNLFDRFQEQFGSGPGLGPGSGTCLMNVEGIAPNFIKSIYKASAALYRTDPWKRLCPGHIFGVRVGKDTDWSGKKQPFPCVQFVGGDGGDIGFHMFRSQSDAKKMTGSRETVQVPNVELLRVTYEREALMFPSNRKMIKSLSLEVSGSDRFPVIDVARCTSSGSLRFRHPSSEELKFVYAFMKAIALVHPLLQEDKEGGPKWSRLMHFEPFIETVDVQWPQEMAKGYDLVAVTISHPPGQAYEEKASTTASSTPTKYAELSKEESFVDIRVYLNGSLKQCAACEKEIHSEQALSCGRCRAVVYCSSVCQKQHTKETHKSMCGLYKAMMEREEELEMNIFMFACDADQPCKWLESLGIHQKGMWRRKCSCYSHCPFGLLPVKGGLWDAWGGLNDEEFPRDSSFQHHVRDGMSSPILLSCWSEYYNLRSLPLSSPVADILSHPLTVYYILTTLNISSKNLLQKGKEVIVHYLGPEGELDWMPAFAEVGHLLNGLGNVLIVMVGSEVPTNLSGTTSGIGSRVRVNLVRGVYQEEASYLPPPHVIVALNCGLDSYANWGGSLNSIKSMAVPAFFTDQSELSCANAKQALRSAGLHITHPVTPNPFRSPVKHHEPSSNLPSYSNGFVLGVNT